One segment of Vagococcus martis DNA contains the following:
- a CDS encoding PD-(D/E)XK nuclease family protein has translation MRYVKIKEINKGIEVLILSLQFVLNTADEDIVEDLLTMSVEWLDKSMHHEVFYLVPNHVKFETEINVLKKMHTLPKFSTQQYMASMRLQVFSFSRLAWYYMQQTKSYQATRLSDSGKFMLIRKSLITCKDELVLFKREVDRPGFIQQLLDLFNELQQGNISPLELKEVIEGVDTLESTNQEDYVTKLVDIQLIYQTYQDMLISHHIADKDLLTELALFLQDKDLSHVQFIVSGFTNFTAIEKQLIETLMRVAGEVKMNFILDQAPKDNTLDSYQLFYNTSRMYQDLYHVARENSIPVMFDYRKKVTNMTPMRQLASEWQNLQELVPKKLEDNLVTNVLSLWSCTDTYQEVKAIGTKIRDLVSTEGYRYEEIALISRDIETYTSEIMSVFDDMDIPYYINEEEDMANHPLVEWLRSLFKMDESFYQYKDVMRFLRTELCFPDVELTKDFETWEEKMQAFRQAVDYTENVVLAYGYSGSDWIKKSDWEYVTYQYDTDEESLDNEQIIQEQSNDIRHLIRDFLLNFFKEIKQATTNKEAIVLFYQFLLAVGVDRQLQAMQQQEIERGNLTEAKNHEQTWQALMDLMDEYYNVLGEDVFEFEIFKEILLSGLEGVSYSKVPASIDEVVVTSLDRVRAKKYRATFIFGATDQVLPKKIDNKTLLSNEERDVFSQLLRADSFLNNSLTESMANEPFIFYLALLSATEKIVLSAPKNRDQVKDVKVSPYVEQLSRHFAIPIEHKEVGLAADETVLDSISTDKILLSDLIGAYRTYEENKECVPWLFLQLEKRVHKELPVASKRLFASLTHKNIPETLDNHSVDTLYGDTIYASVSKIENFYQCQYKYFLRYGLGLQEREQFELSPAAAGEFYHEALDLFFKELIKQKVQLTNMTDDEVSRLAQTVLQEVLGDKRFSILSTTNRMKYVSYQLEKTIQRVCLSLKEQAKRSNMTPIQTEVLFGESLKQAGLNSLEIVLNNKKKVKVRGKIDRLDKMVLEDDIYLSVVDYKSSKHNFDFVDAYYGLAMQMITYLDVALTNAVELVGQTAKPAGALYMHIKNPVISVDEKFSPDTLDERLLEEYRYNGLLVEDELILENLDKTIDPQVKSLVYPYQQLKSGKMKSASFISSDELSSLVTHNRENFKEAGEKIYEGSTKLNPAYKEQKRIACGFCPYRSVCQFDVMLPENNYHRLESLDKETIIEKIQTELKEETNE, from the coding sequence ATGAGATATGTTAAAATTAAGGAGATAAATAAAGGGATTGAGGTGTTAATATTGAGTCTCCAGTTTGTATTAAATACAGCAGATGAAGACATTGTAGAAGACTTACTAACCATGTCAGTTGAATGGCTAGATAAATCTATGCATCATGAGGTGTTTTATTTAGTACCTAACCATGTCAAATTTGAAACAGAGATTAACGTGCTGAAAAAAATGCATACGCTACCTAAATTTAGTACGCAACAATATATGGCGAGCATGAGACTACAAGTGTTTAGTTTTTCTAGGCTTGCGTGGTATTATATGCAGCAAACAAAAAGTTATCAAGCAACTAGACTAAGTGATTCAGGGAAGTTTATGTTGATTAGAAAAAGTTTGATCACATGTAAAGATGAGCTAGTCTTATTTAAACGTGAAGTAGATCGTCCAGGATTTATTCAGCAGTTATTAGATTTGTTTAATGAATTGCAACAAGGCAATATTTCTCCATTAGAATTAAAAGAGGTAATAGAAGGTGTGGATACTCTTGAGTCAACGAATCAAGAAGACTATGTCACAAAATTAGTGGATATTCAGTTAATCTATCAAACATATCAAGATATGTTGATATCACATCATATTGCTGATAAAGATTTATTGACGGAACTCGCTTTATTTTTACAAGATAAAGATTTATCACATGTTCAATTTATTGTATCAGGATTTACTAACTTTACAGCGATTGAAAAACAACTAATCGAGACTTTAATGCGTGTTGCTGGTGAGGTGAAAATGAACTTTATTCTAGATCAGGCACCAAAGGATAATACACTCGATAGTTATCAATTATTTTATAATACATCAAGAATGTATCAAGACCTCTATCATGTAGCAAGAGAAAATAGTATTCCTGTGATGTTTGATTACCGAAAAAAAGTAACCAATATGACACCAATGAGACAACTTGCCAGTGAATGGCAAAACCTCCAAGAATTAGTCCCTAAAAAATTAGAGGACAATCTTGTAACGAATGTACTGTCATTATGGAGTTGCACAGATACATATCAAGAAGTGAAAGCAATCGGAACAAAAATTAGAGACCTAGTTTCTACTGAAGGATATCGTTACGAAGAAATTGCCTTAATTAGCCGAGATATCGAAACGTACACGTCTGAAATTATGTCAGTATTTGATGATATGGACATTCCTTATTACATCAATGAAGAAGAAGACATGGCAAATCACCCGTTAGTAGAATGGTTACGTTCACTCTTTAAAATGGATGAGTCGTTTTATCAATACAAAGATGTCATGCGTTTTTTAAGAACAGAGCTGTGTTTTCCTGATGTTGAATTGACAAAAGATTTTGAAACGTGGGAAGAAAAGATGCAAGCCTTTAGACAAGCGGTTGACTACACTGAAAATGTGGTCTTAGCTTATGGCTATAGTGGATCTGACTGGATAAAAAAATCTGATTGGGAGTATGTAACATATCAATACGATACGGATGAAGAATCTTTAGACAACGAGCAAATTATTCAAGAGCAATCAAATGATATTAGGCATTTAATTCGTGATTTCTTGCTAAATTTTTTCAAAGAAATCAAACAAGCAACAACTAATAAAGAAGCTATCGTATTGTTTTATCAATTTTTATTAGCTGTTGGAGTAGATAGACAATTACAAGCGATGCAACAACAAGAAATAGAACGTGGTAATTTAACGGAAGCAAAAAATCACGAGCAAACATGGCAAGCATTAATGGATTTAATGGATGAATATTATAATGTATTAGGCGAAGATGTTTTTGAATTTGAGATATTTAAAGAAATCTTACTTAGTGGGTTAGAAGGGGTTAGCTATAGTAAAGTCCCAGCTTCGATTGATGAAGTCGTGGTAACGTCTCTTGATAGAGTACGTGCTAAAAAATATCGTGCGACGTTTATTTTTGGCGCAACAGATCAAGTGCTACCTAAAAAAATTGATAATAAAACATTGTTAAGTAATGAAGAAAGAGATGTCTTTTCACAGTTACTAAGAGCAGATAGCTTTTTAAATAATAGTTTAACTGAATCAATGGCAAATGAGCCGTTCATTTTTTACTTAGCTTTATTATCAGCGACAGAGAAAATAGTACTAAGTGCACCCAAAAACCGCGATCAAGTAAAAGATGTCAAAGTCTCACCATATGTTGAGCAACTAAGTCGTCATTTTGCTATCCCAATTGAGCATAAAGAAGTGGGATTGGCAGCGGATGAAACAGTACTAGATTCTATTTCTACAGATAAAATCCTACTAAGTGATTTAATAGGGGCATACAGAACGTATGAAGAAAATAAAGAATGTGTACCATGGTTATTCTTACAATTAGAAAAACGTGTTCATAAAGAATTACCAGTGGCGTCAAAACGATTGTTTGCTAGTCTGACACATAAAAATATTCCAGAAACATTGGATAATCATTCAGTTGATACATTATATGGTGACACGATTTATGCGTCTGTTTCAAAAATCGAGAATTTTTACCAGTGTCAGTACAAATACTTCTTACGTTATGGTCTTGGCTTACAGGAAAGAGAGCAGTTTGAGTTATCACCAGCTGCGGCGGGAGAATTTTATCATGAAGCCCTAGATTTATTCTTTAAAGAATTGATTAAACAAAAAGTACAACTGACAAATATGACGGATGACGAGGTCAGTCGTTTGGCACAAACTGTGTTACAAGAAGTTCTGGGAGATAAGCGTTTCTCTATTTTATCAACGACCAATCGTATGAAATATGTGTCTTATCAGCTTGAAAAAACAATTCAGCGAGTTTGCTTATCGTTAAAAGAACAAGCTAAAAGAAGCAATATGACACCAATTCAAACAGAAGTTTTATTTGGTGAGTCTTTGAAACAAGCTGGATTAAATAGTTTAGAGATTGTTTTAAACAATAAAAAGAAAGTCAAAGTTAGAGGGAAAATCGACCGCTTAGATAAAATGGTCTTGGAAGATGATATTTATTTGAGTGTCGTGGATTATAAATCAAGTAAACATAATTTTGATTTTGTTGACGCTTATTATGGTTTAGCTATGCAGATGATTACGTATCTTGATGTTGCCCTAACCAATGCTGTTGAATTAGTTGGACAAACGGCAAAACCTGCTGGGGCATTATATATGCATATCAAAAATCCTGTCATCAGTGTTGACGAGAAATTTTCACCGGATACTTTAGATGAAAGGTTATTGGAGGAATATAGGTACAATGGTTTATTGGTTGAAGATGAGTTGATTTTAGAAAACTTAGATAAAACGATAGATCCACAAGTTAAGTCATTAGTGTATCCTTATCAGCAACTAAAGAGTGGCAAAATGAAGTCGGCAAGTTTTATTTCGTCTGACGAATTATCTAGTTTAGTCACGCATAACCGTGAAAACTTTAAAGAAGCAGGCGAAAAAATATACGAGGGTAGTACAAAATTAAACCCAGCTTATAAAGAACAAAAGAGAATAGCATGTGGATTTTGTCCTTATCGTAGTGTCTGTCAGTTTGATGTGATGCTACCAGAAAATAATTATCATCGTTTAGAGTCGCTAGACAAAGAAACGATTATCGAAAAAATACAAACAGAGCTAAAGGAGGAGACAAATGAGTAA